The Candidatus Mycolicibacterium alkanivorans genome contains a region encoding:
- a CDS encoding acyl-CoA dehydrogenase, translating into MRSTIMSRRDLDFLLFEWLAVDELTKRPRFAEHSRETFSDVLDLCEELATRYFAPHNKKGDQNEPSFDGTTVTVIPEVKQALDAFAAADLIGMGMDQSLGGAQLPTTVAHAGFVWFSAANISTSGYLMLTVANANLLAKFGSAEQISMFVKPMLAGRFTGTMALSEPQAGSSLADIVTRAEPQDDGTYRLFGSKMWISGAEHEMSENIVHLVLAKILGGPPGTKGISLFAVPKFLVDADGSVGRRNDVAISGLNHKMGQRGITNTVLNFNGAVGHLVGEPHRGIVYMFHMMNQARLGVGMGAVSLGYTGYLKSLQYALERPQGRPITSKDPTTPQVPIVEHADVKRMLLAQKSYVEGALALALYCARLVDWQDSADSENERDSAALLLDILTPIAKSWPSQWCLEANSLAIQVLGGYGYTREYDVEQHYRDNRLNPIHEGTHGIQSLDLLGRKVTQRNGASLSALGAAIAQSITAAGKAGGEAVDLAAALDASWQRLVGVTMSMFASGDVEAAMANSAIYLEAFGHIVIAWMWLEQFVATDGLTGDFYDGKRRAARYFFRYELPRTAPQLQLLESLDRTTLEMLPGWF; encoded by the coding sequence ATGAGGTCGACCATCATGTCGCGGCGGGATCTGGATTTCTTGCTGTTCGAATGGCTCGCCGTCGACGAACTGACCAAGCGGCCGCGGTTCGCGGAGCACTCACGTGAAACGTTCTCCGACGTTCTCGACCTGTGCGAGGAACTGGCCACCCGATACTTCGCCCCGCACAACAAAAAAGGCGACCAGAACGAGCCGTCCTTCGACGGCACGACGGTCACGGTGATCCCCGAAGTCAAGCAGGCCCTCGACGCCTTCGCGGCCGCTGATCTCATCGGCATGGGCATGGACCAGTCACTGGGCGGCGCGCAACTGCCGACCACGGTCGCTCATGCCGGGTTCGTGTGGTTCTCGGCAGCCAACATCAGCACGTCGGGTTATCTGATGCTGACCGTCGCCAACGCCAACCTGCTGGCCAAGTTCGGCAGTGCCGAGCAGATCAGCATGTTCGTGAAGCCGATGCTGGCCGGCCGCTTCACCGGGACCATGGCGCTGTCCGAGCCGCAGGCCGGGTCCTCCCTGGCCGATATCGTCACCCGGGCCGAGCCGCAGGACGACGGGACCTACCGCCTGTTCGGTTCGAAGATGTGGATATCCGGGGCCGAGCACGAGATGTCGGAGAACATCGTGCATCTGGTGCTGGCCAAGATTCTAGGCGGCCCGCCGGGCACCAAGGGCATCTCGCTGTTCGCCGTGCCGAAGTTCCTCGTCGACGCCGACGGTTCGGTCGGGCGGCGCAACGACGTCGCTATTTCGGGGCTCAACCACAAGATGGGCCAGCGCGGCATCACCAACACCGTGCTCAACTTCAACGGCGCGGTCGGTCATCTGGTGGGCGAACCGCACCGCGGGATCGTCTACATGTTCCACATGATGAACCAGGCGCGCCTCGGTGTCGGGATGGGCGCAGTCTCGTTGGGCTACACCGGATATCTGAAGTCGCTGCAGTACGCGCTCGAACGTCCGCAGGGCCGGCCCATCACGAGCAAGGACCCCACCACACCTCAGGTTCCGATCGTCGAGCATGCCGACGTCAAACGAATGTTGTTGGCGCAGAAGTCTTATGTCGAGGGAGCGCTGGCGTTGGCGCTGTATTGCGCGCGGCTTGTCGACTGGCAGGACAGTGCCGACTCCGAAAACGAACGCGATTCGGCCGCGTTGCTGCTCGACATCCTGACTCCGATCGCCAAGAGCTGGCCCTCGCAGTGGTGTCTGGAAGCCAACAGCCTGGCCATCCAGGTACTCGGCGGATACGGCTACACCCGCGAGTACGACGTCGAGCAGCACTACCGGGACAACCGGCTCAACCCGATCCACGAGGGCACGCACGGTATTCAGAGCCTGGACCTGTTGGGCCGCAAGGTAACTCAGCGCAATGGAGCCAGCCTGTCTGCGCTTGGTGCGGCAATCGCCCAATCGATCACCGCAGCGGGCAAAGCCGGGGGCGAGGCCGTCGATCTCGCGGCTGCGCTCGACGCCTCCTGGCAACGGCTGGTCGGGGTGACCATGTCGATGTTCGCCTCCGGTGACGTCGAGGCCGCGATGGCCAACAGCGCCATCTACCTCGAAGCGTTCGGCCACATCGTGATCGCCTGGATGTGGCTCGAGCAGTTCGTGGCCACCGATGGTCTTACCGGAGACTTCTACGACGGCAAGCGGCGGGCTGCCCGCTACTTCTTCCGCTATGAGCTGCCACGCACAGCTCCGCAGCTGCAGCTACTGGAGAGCCTGGACCGCACCACCTTGGAAATGCTCCCCGGCTGGTTCTGA
- the adhE gene encoding bifunctional acetaldehyde-CoA/alcohol dehydrogenase, translated as MTGTLDATQLQTDDIRRTEVDAIVDIAADAAREFRKLDQEQVDRIVEAMVRAGVRAAGELAALAIEETGFGVFEDKVVKNYVATEFLHDYLSDKKSVGVIDEDVEHNIVYVAEPIGVVLAVTPVTNPTSTVLFKAIVAAKTRNAVLFRPSPYAVRCCERAVEILREAAEAAGMPPGALQVIPDAAHDVTHHLFHHPKVDFIWVTGGPKIVKLANQAGKPSLSVGPGNAPIYIHKTADVRGAVVDILISKTFDSSVICPAEQTCIIDDEIYDAMIAEFERMGGRMLKAEEAAKITEFAFGCGDKVSMDAVGQKAPALAARAGFSVPPGTKILLAPLPSDLDELAAHPLVQEKLMPVLGVVRTPNVQHAIDAAVLVTEHGGLGHTSAIYADDQSVIDAYALAVRTGRILVNAPTAVGALGGVYNNLTPTFSLGCGTWGGSSTTENVNYKQLINIKTVSRRRTPSQWFRVPANTYFNAGALDNLRELDCDTVVVVTDHLTDERGVVDLLRSKLPTRHVYAFTEVTPEPDEEIIQRGVELLERVQPDVLIAVGGGSVLDAGKAMRLFYEHPEKTLEELTMPFLDPRKRVADYPTDRHKLQLIAIPTTSGTGSEVSPAAVITMGPRKQTLVDYSLVPDVAIVDPMLTTSMPPNLTADTGVDALTHALEAAVSIFASPYTDAQSAQAARLIFDALPRAYRDPDDLEARTQMSNAATLAGLAFSNAFVGVNHALAHAVGAAFGIPHGRANGIFLPYVLRYNASLPSKFMPAPGYSAYVAPEKYAQVGSLIFGGHSPEDSRARLFAGVDQLLDELHMPRSLREFGVKESDFTAALPTLAMTAFEDLSNRTNPRMPLVSEISELLTQGYYGTAG; from the coding sequence ATGACCGGGACATTGGACGCGACACAACTCCAGACCGACGACATCCGCAGAACCGAGGTCGACGCCATCGTCGACATCGCTGCCGACGCCGCTCGCGAGTTCCGGAAGCTCGACCAGGAACAGGTCGACCGCATCGTCGAGGCGATGGTGCGCGCCGGGGTCCGTGCCGCGGGCGAGCTGGCCGCGCTGGCGATCGAGGAGACCGGCTTCGGCGTCTTCGAGGACAAGGTCGTCAAGAACTACGTGGCAACGGAGTTCCTGCACGACTATCTCAGCGACAAGAAGTCGGTGGGTGTGATCGACGAGGACGTCGAACACAACATCGTCTATGTCGCTGAACCGATCGGCGTGGTGCTGGCGGTCACGCCGGTCACCAACCCGACTTCGACGGTGTTGTTCAAGGCGATCGTCGCCGCCAAGACCCGCAATGCGGTGCTGTTCCGGCCTTCGCCATACGCGGTGCGCTGTTGTGAACGCGCGGTGGAGATCCTGCGGGAGGCCGCCGAGGCGGCCGGCATGCCGCCCGGCGCCCTGCAGGTGATTCCCGACGCCGCCCACGATGTCACCCACCACCTGTTCCACCATCCCAAGGTCGACTTCATCTGGGTGACCGGCGGCCCCAAGATTGTGAAGCTGGCCAACCAGGCCGGCAAGCCGTCGCTGAGCGTCGGACCCGGCAACGCACCCATCTACATTCACAAGACCGCCGATGTCCGCGGCGCCGTCGTCGACATCCTGATCTCGAAAACCTTTGACTCGTCGGTCATCTGCCCCGCCGAGCAGACCTGCATCATCGACGACGAGATCTATGACGCGATGATCGCCGAGTTCGAGCGGATGGGCGGGCGGATGCTCAAAGCCGAAGAGGCCGCCAAGATCACCGAGTTCGCCTTCGGCTGTGGCGACAAGGTGTCGATGGACGCCGTCGGTCAGAAGGCCCCGGCGTTGGCCGCCCGCGCCGGTTTCAGCGTTCCCCCGGGCACCAAGATCCTGCTGGCCCCGCTGCCGTCGGATCTCGACGAACTGGCCGCGCACCCGCTGGTGCAGGAGAAGCTGATGCCAGTCCTCGGGGTGGTGCGCACCCCAAACGTGCAGCACGCCATCGACGCCGCGGTGCTGGTGACCGAGCACGGCGGCCTTGGGCACACCTCGGCGATCTACGCGGACGACCAGTCGGTGATCGACGCCTACGCGCTGGCGGTGCGAACCGGCCGGATCCTGGTCAACGCCCCCACCGCGGTCGGCGCGCTGGGCGGTGTCTACAACAACCTGACGCCCACCTTCTCGCTGGGCTGCGGGACGTGGGGCGGATCGTCGACTACCGAGAACGTCAACTACAAGCAGCTGATCAACATCAAGACCGTCTCTCGGCGCCGCACCCCGTCGCAGTGGTTCCGGGTGCCGGCCAACACCTACTTCAATGCCGGGGCGCTGGACAACCTGCGTGAATTGGATTGCGACACAGTGGTCGTCGTCACCGATCATCTCACCGATGAGCGCGGGGTGGTCGACCTGCTGCGCAGCAAGCTGCCCACCCGGCACGTGTACGCCTTCACCGAAGTCACTCCGGAGCCCGACGAGGAGATCATCCAGCGCGGGGTGGAGTTGCTGGAGCGCGTCCAACCCGATGTGCTGATCGCCGTCGGCGGGGGCTCAGTGCTGGATGCGGGTAAGGCGATGCGGCTGTTCTACGAGCATCCGGAGAAGACGCTCGAGGAACTGACGATGCCGTTCCTGGATCCGCGCAAGCGGGTCGCCGACTATCCCACCGACCGCCACAAGCTCCAATTGATCGCCATACCAACGACATCCGGCACCGGCTCGGAGGTGTCCCCGGCCGCGGTGATCACGATGGGCCCGCGCAAGCAGACCCTGGTCGACTACAGCCTGGTGCCCGATGTGGCGATTGTGGACCCGATGCTGACCACGTCGATGCCGCCGAACCTGACGGCCGACACCGGTGTCGACGCGCTCACCCACGCACTGGAGGCGGCGGTGTCGATCTTCGCCTCGCCCTATACCGACGCCCAGAGCGCGCAGGCGGCCCGGCTGATCTTCGACGCACTGCCGCGCGCTTACCGTGATCCCGACGACCTCGAGGCGCGCACCCAGATGTCCAACGCGGCGACGTTGGCCGGGTTGGCGTTCTCGAACGCGTTCGTGGGAGTCAACCACGCTCTGGCGCACGCCGTCGGCGCGGCCTTCGGCATCCCGCACGGCCGGGCCAACGGCATATTCCTGCCATACGTATTGCGCTACAACGCAAGTCTGCCAAGCAAGTTCATGCCCGCACCGGGGTATTCGGCCTACGTCGCGCCGGAGAAGTACGCTCAGGTCGGATCGCTCATCTTCGGGGGCCACAGCCCCGAGGACAGCCGCGCCCGGCTGTTCGCCGGTGTGGATCAACTCTTGGACGAACTCCACATGCCGCGGTCGCTGCGCGAATTCGGAGTCAAAGAAAGCGATTTCACCGCGGCGTTGCCCACATTGGCGATGACGGCGTTCGAAGACCTGAGTAACCGGACCAATCCGCGCATGCCGCTGGTGAGCGAGATCAGCGAGCTGCTGACCCAGGGTTACTACGGCACGGCAGGCTGA
- a CDS encoding L,D-transpeptidase family protein, which translates to MRRVLVSMCAAFCVALVALSSAPPSHAEAPWFQANVGNATQVLSVVSTGGSTAKMDVWQRGANGWQPGAAAIPVHVGANGMVQQSHDGEMATPMGIFSLDFAFGTQPNPGTGLQYIQVTPDYWWDGDMKSPTYNTMQVCKKADCSFNTNPSSGTENLYIPQYAHAVVMGVNKARIPGNGGAFFVHTTDGGATAGCVSLDDATLVKIMRWLQPGALIAVAT; encoded by the coding sequence ATGCGCCGAGTACTGGTTTCGATGTGTGCTGCCTTCTGTGTGGCGCTCGTCGCTCTGAGCTCGGCACCCCCGAGTCACGCCGAGGCGCCGTGGTTTCAGGCCAACGTCGGCAATGCCACCCAGGTCCTCTCCGTCGTGAGCACCGGCGGGTCAACGGCCAAGATGGATGTCTGGCAGCGCGGCGCCAACGGCTGGCAACCCGGTGCCGCCGCGATCCCCGTCCACGTCGGTGCCAACGGCATGGTCCAGCAGTCCCACGACGGTGAGATGGCCACTCCGATGGGCATTTTCAGCCTCGACTTCGCCTTCGGCACCCAACCCAACCCGGGCACCGGACTCCAGTACATCCAGGTGACGCCCGACTACTGGTGGGACGGCGACATGAAGAGCCCCACGTACAACACCATGCAGGTCTGCAAGAAAGCCGACTGCTCGTTCAACACCAACCCAAGCAGTGGCACCGAGAACCTCTACATCCCCCAGTACGCACACGCCGTCGTGATGGGCGTGAACAAGGCTCGCATCCCGGGCAACGGCGGCGCCTTCTTCGTGCACACCACCGACGGCGGAGCCACCGCCGGCTGTGTCTCCCTCGACGACGCGACTCTGGTCAAGATCATGCGCTGGCTTCAGCCGGGCGCGCTGATCGCTGTCGCTACGTAG
- a CDS encoding DUF5632 domain-containing protein, with protein MPSTAAAAPIAPAGPLPAYGADLRPAAATAPAGPPPILSATPGSAPVNPANANPLNQPAVVRHQPPPTTPPSAAGLTENAVTATATGAIAGAGATQTQAQQRLQRLLDAVARQEPKLRWAIGDRDDGATVLTTDLASGWIPPQVEIPTGVTLLPPGQRRPSLSAMLGETTLTAAYTPGQYIPDSTNTEPVIMSIRARRTADVEELGWELSQATKWRDGLPRLAHTLAKAASTGTGYLDSEAELLHEHLAAVTTQVLTDYPDKVDPVMVGNWQLLATIDALIKDEKTAANYHLAWFQTLNLATRREVHQ; from the coding sequence ATGCCATCGACTGCCGCTGCGGCACCCATCGCGCCCGCCGGCCCGCTGCCCGCCTACGGCGCCGACCTTCGTCCTGCTGCCGCAACCGCTCCGGCCGGCCCACCGCCAATCCTGTCTGCCACACCCGGCTCGGCCCCGGTCAACCCCGCCAACGCCAACCCGCTCAACCAGCCCGCCGTAGTCCGTCATCAACCACCACCAACCACACCACCGTCGGCTGCGGGTCTGACCGAAAACGCCGTCACCGCAACGGCCACCGGTGCAATTGCCGGTGCCGGCGCCACCCAGACGCAGGCCCAGCAGCGCCTGCAACGACTCCTCGACGCCGTCGCACGTCAGGAACCCAAGCTGCGCTGGGCAATCGGCGACCGCGATGACGGCGCCACCGTGCTCACCACCGACCTCGCCAGTGGCTGGATCCCGCCCCAAGTCGAAATCCCCACCGGCGTAACACTTCTCCCACCTGGTCAGCGCCGTCCCAGCCTTTCCGCCATGCTTGGCGAGACCACCCTCACCGCCGCCTACACCCCAGGCCAGTACATCCCTGACAGCACGAACACCGAGCCAGTCATTATGTCCATCCGCGCCCGCCGGACAGCTGACGTCGAAGAGCTGGGATGGGAGCTCTCCCAGGCCACCAAGTGGCGCGACGGTCTACCCCGCCTCGCCCACACCCTCGCCAAGGCCGCCTCCACCGGAACCGGATACCTCGACTCCGAGGCCGAGCTCCTGCATGAACACCTGGCCGCCGTCACCACGCAGGTCCTGACTGACTACCCGGACAAGGTCGACCCGGTTATGGTCGGCAACTGGCAGCTGCTGGCCACCATCGATGCGCTGATCAAGGACGAAAAGACCGCTGCCAACTACCACTTGGCCTGGTTTCAGACCCTGAACCTGGCGACCCGGAGGGAGGTGCACCAGTGA
- a CDS encoding putative alpha/beta hydrolase, translated as MTEYPSLTHIGIGALIGEAGGDPWRVDETMQSGDPGAIADLGRAFFNAGACTAATYAEFEQAQARFRAAWNRENGEHPINDSTEVQRATTRLMVQRDQLPAIGAGLSDIAANLAEAQRFSSMQIEPLNTELHYIDALIDHALANEQDTSALEDNAISVTSAVLHQVEGLRDDYGAKLEASLTDLRAEHGYDPAPIEDVDGDGELGPEQRGRESTDHYDANQRSRDEALVNSGGPMTQEKADAAARLRDFATATNPAADAEARRLAGERLDDFGMAHFVGPLPTDPILGGDARTRARGRLELQRQLEQGLYGLPPMTVDQTTQQLDDGEQFGRSITVKRAVDTLVAQGMSPQGAARTVSEVAGGVPWSDLMRHDSGLLAGAGAGIKGMADSASNGRHYVPDVLTADDAKVLLKVGKHLGTAGTVIDSVLALNDMSHGAKPGETIGGLAGSAGAGAFGAWAATVAAGSVVGPEGTFVAAVIASVGLAAGGEWAGKRVGGLFDNAFGN; from the coding sequence GTGACCGAATACCCGAGCCTGACCCACATCGGTATCGGGGCTCTCATCGGTGAGGCCGGGGGCGATCCCTGGCGGGTCGACGAGACGATGCAGAGCGGAGATCCTGGTGCGATCGCCGATTTGGGCCGCGCATTCTTCAATGCCGGTGCCTGCACGGCCGCGACGTATGCCGAATTCGAGCAGGCGCAGGCGCGGTTCCGGGCAGCGTGGAATCGGGAGAACGGCGAGCATCCGATCAACGACAGCACCGAGGTGCAACGCGCGACCACCCGGTTGATGGTCCAGCGTGACCAGCTGCCCGCGATCGGTGCGGGCCTGTCCGACATCGCCGCGAACCTTGCTGAAGCACAGCGCTTTTCCAGTATGCAGATAGAACCCCTCAACACCGAGTTGCACTACATCGACGCATTGATCGACCACGCACTGGCGAACGAACAGGACACCTCGGCGTTGGAGGACAACGCGATCTCGGTGACATCCGCCGTGCTGCATCAGGTCGAGGGGCTGCGTGACGATTACGGTGCCAAGCTTGAGGCGTCGTTGACGGACCTGCGCGCCGAACACGGCTACGACCCCGCGCCGATCGAGGATGTCGACGGCGACGGCGAACTCGGGCCGGAGCAACGTGGCCGAGAATCCACCGACCACTACGACGCGAACCAGCGCTCCAGGGACGAAGCGCTGGTCAACAGCGGCGGGCCGATGACCCAGGAAAAGGCGGACGCCGCAGCGCGTTTGCGTGACTTCGCCACCGCGACGAATCCGGCCGCCGATGCCGAAGCCCGGCGGCTGGCCGGTGAACGCCTCGACGATTTCGGGATGGCGCACTTCGTCGGGCCGTTGCCGACGGATCCCATTCTTGGCGGGGATGCGCGCACGCGGGCACGGGGCAGGCTGGAGCTGCAACGGCAACTCGAGCAAGGGCTGTACGGCCTGCCGCCGATGACAGTTGACCAAACGACGCAACAGCTCGATGACGGTGAGCAGTTCGGACGCTCGATAACGGTCAAGCGGGCTGTTGATACCCTCGTAGCCCAGGGGATGTCACCGCAAGGCGCTGCTCGGACCGTGAGCGAAGTCGCCGGTGGCGTCCCATGGTCAGACTTAATGAGGCACGACTCAGGGCTGCTTGCTGGGGCAGGCGCCGGTATCAAGGGTATGGCCGACAGCGCCTCGAATGGTCGACATTACGTACCCGACGTACTCACTGCGGATGATGCCAAAGTGCTACTCAAGGTCGGTAAGCATCTCGGGACAGCGGGCACAGTGATCGATAGCGTACTGGCGCTCAACGACATGTCCCACGGCGCGAAGCCGGGTGAAACAATCGGCGGGCTCGCGGGCAGTGCAGGCGCCGGCGCCTTCGGCGCCTGGGCAGCCACGGTCGCCGCTGGCTCCGTGGTCGGGCCGGAAGGTACTTTTGTGGCTGCCGTGATTGCGAGCGTCGGGCTTGCCGCTGGCGGCGAATGGGCGGGCAAGCGGGTTGGAGGGCTTTTTGACAACGCGTTCGGCAACTGA
- a CDS encoding DUF2563 family protein, with product MQVDVGEMRSGANRSYRAAALAMQGADLLNRVSAASGIFGDFPAAESFHGALAEAHSNHIQRLRAHESLLGVLGDRGHKTASVFVDMEERNAEVLRSVL from the coding sequence GTGCAGGTCGATGTGGGTGAGATGCGCTCCGGCGCGAACCGGTCCTATCGCGCGGCCGCACTGGCTATGCAGGGCGCTGACCTGCTGAATCGGGTCAGTGCGGCGTCGGGTATCTTTGGCGATTTCCCGGCTGCGGAGTCATTTCACGGCGCCCTGGCCGAGGCGCACAGCAATCATATTCAGCGGCTCCGCGCGCACGAAAGTCTCCTCGGAGTGCTGGGCGACAGGGGGCACAAGACCGCGTCGGTGTTCGTCGATATGGAGGAACGCAACGCCGAGGTCTTGCGTTCGGTGCTGTGA